The Tepidisphaeraceae bacterium genome contains a region encoding:
- a CDS encoding ABC transporter ATP-binding protein has protein sequence MSLTPNTATGSTLPTLGLHESWGKPDFRRSHRFPALLTSALEYLMGLLRDKSFRRLLRQATHHRGLLALTVIAGLVNISLTFVIPWLIGSAIDEVIVPGVRGENAPPREERLEWLTVLVGIGLGTALMFAIITYCRGHYTVKLGNRIITDTRRDLFDHLQRLSLHFYSRERTGSIVSRLINDIQQAGQIINGGVIVVCMDFVQTLIAVVLLFSVSWQLTLACLAILPFYAITFKVFDRHVREASDRVQVQISKLSGNVQERLSGIALVKTHAAEDREKRAFDLDTEEHYGRVVRQSKIAHMVGAISEGLVHCGTMIVIGYGGYLTLYGNPPLTAGDVTRFLGWLGIMYGPVRRFAELNVVYQTSMAALDRVYRVFDITPKIADRPGSVQTSPTKGVVAFENVRFCYHDDSEESRAQLDEPTARQAGGAGCNEGDATRRYVLDNLSFNVSAGERVALVGPSGSGKSTIVSLIPRLYDVTDGRIVIDGIDVRDYSLRPLRQAIGIVQQDSFVFSGTIRDNLAYGKPDATDDEVIEAAKAANAHEFISRLPKTYQTPLGERGVNLSGGQRQRLSIARAILKDPRILILDEATSALDTESESLVQSALDQLMQGRTCFIIAHRLSTIRNADRILVIEAGQIVEVGNHRELIEKGGLYAKLVRQQFGTRQDEVKAELALAAT, from the coding sequence ATGAGCCTGACGCCCAACACCGCCACCGGTTCGACGCTGCCGACGTTAGGATTGCACGAAAGTTGGGGCAAACCCGATTTCCGGCGCAGTCACCGCTTCCCGGCGTTACTAACATCCGCGCTGGAGTACCTCATGGGGTTGCTGCGCGACAAATCCTTCCGCCGGCTGTTACGCCAGGCGACGCACCACCGCGGACTGCTAGCGCTGACCGTGATCGCCGGGCTCGTCAACATCTCGTTGACGTTCGTGATCCCATGGCTCATCGGTAGTGCGATCGACGAGGTGATCGTGCCCGGCGTGCGCGGTGAGAACGCGCCGCCGCGGGAGGAACGGTTGGAATGGCTCACCGTGCTGGTGGGCATCGGCCTCGGCACCGCGCTGATGTTCGCGATCATCACGTACTGCCGCGGGCACTACACGGTTAAGCTCGGTAACCGCATCATCACCGATACCCGCCGCGACTTGTTCGACCACCTGCAGCGGCTCTCGCTGCACTTCTACTCGCGCGAGCGCACCGGCAGCATCGTCAGCCGGTTGATCAACGACATTCAGCAGGCCGGGCAGATCATCAACGGTGGCGTGATCGTCGTCTGCATGGATTTCGTTCAAACGCTGATTGCCGTCGTGCTGCTGTTCAGCGTGTCGTGGCAACTCACGCTGGCGTGCCTGGCAATCCTGCCGTTCTACGCGATCACGTTCAAGGTCTTCGACCGCCACGTGCGCGAGGCCAGCGACCGCGTGCAGGTGCAGATCAGCAAGCTGTCGGGCAACGTGCAGGAGCGGCTCAGCGGCATCGCGCTGGTGAAGACGCACGCCGCCGAGGATCGCGAGAAGCGCGCGTTCGATCTGGACACCGAGGAGCATTACGGCCGCGTGGTGCGGCAGAGCAAGATCGCCCACATGGTTGGCGCCATTAGCGAGGGGCTGGTCCACTGCGGCACGATGATCGTCATCGGCTACGGCGGCTACCTCACGCTGTACGGCAACCCACCGCTAACCGCCGGCGACGTGACGCGCTTCTTGGGTTGGCTGGGCATTATGTACGGCCCCGTGCGCCGCTTCGCCGAGCTGAACGTCGTCTACCAGACCAGCATGGCAGCCCTCGACCGCGTCTACCGCGTGTTCGACATCACGCCCAAGATCGCCGACCGGCCCGGCAGCGTGCAGACGAGCCCCACCAAGGGCGTCGTGGCCTTCGAGAACGTGCGCTTCTGCTACCACGACGACAGCGAGGAATCCCGCGCCCAACTCGACGAACCCACCGCCCGCCAAGCGGGTGGGGCCGGTTGCAACGAGGGCGACGCCACCCGGCGCTACGTGCTGGACAACCTCTCGTTCAACGTCAGCGCCGGCGAGCGCGTGGCCCTGGTGGGCCCGAGCGGGTCGGGCAAGAGCACGATCGTCTCGCTCATCCCGCGTTTGTACGACGTCACCGACGGCCGCATCGTCATCGACGGCATCGACGTGCGCGACTACAGCCTGCGCCCGCTGCGCCAGGCGATCGGCATTGTGCAGCAGGACTCGTTCGTCTTCTCCGGCACCATTCGCGACAACCTCGCCTACGGCAAGCCCGACGCCACCGACGACGAGGTGATCGAAGCCGCCAAGGCCGCCAACGCGCACGAGTTCATCTCGCGTCTGCCCAAGACCTACCAGACCCCACTCGGTGAACGCGGCGTGAATCTGTCCGGTGGCCAGCGTCAGCGTCTGTCGATCGCCCGCGCGATCCTGAAGGACCCGCGCATCCTCATCCTGGACGAAGCGACGAGCGCCCTCGACACTGAGAGTGAATCGCTCGTGCAGAGCGCGCTCGACCAGCTCATGCAGGGCCGCACCTGCTTCATCATCGCCCACCGCCTCAGCACGATCCGCAACGCCGACCGCATCCTCGTCATCGAGGCCGGTCAGATCGTCGAAGTCGGCAACCACCGCGAACTGATCGAAAAGGGCGGCCTCTACGCCAAGCTGGTCCGCCAGCAGTTCGGCACGCGCCAGGACGAAGTAAAAGCCGAGCTGGCGCTGGCGGCGACGTGA
- a CDS encoding helix-turn-helix transcriptional regulator — MAKAQHVPTYRAVPTLLRKLREDAALSQRELGTKLKRPQSWIYNCETANRRVDITEFVAWCRACAVDPLAAMSDLLKSGN, encoded by the coding sequence ATGGCCAAGGCCCAGCACGTTCCTACCTACCGCGCAGTGCCGACGCTCTTGAGGAAGCTTCGCGAGGACGCAGCGCTCTCCCAACGAGAGCTCGGCACGAAGCTGAAGAGACCGCAGAGTTGGATCTACAACTGCGAAACGGCGAACCGTCGGGTAGATATTACCGAGTTCGTCGCCTGGTGCCGTGCCTGCGCCGTCGACCCCCTCGCCGCGATGTCGGACCTACTTAAAAGCGGCAACTGA
- a CDS encoding ABC-F family ATP-binding cassette domain-containing protein: MALAALSNIEKTFGERVIFKDLNLIVDRGERLGLIGDNGAGKSTIFKMLTGQLKPDVGSVAINKGTKVGHLTQDPHFDHENTVMDEAELAFAELHRLAHLLRDLEHKMAEVEGDELDAVLEKYTQVQGDFDLAGGYAWQHKLEATLQGVGLQKDTWEQSVATLSGGQKSRLALAKILIAEPDLLLLDEPTNHLDLAAIEWLENYLLQYDGAAIIISHDRYLLDRLATRIAWLTRSQINSYPGSYSAFEVQRELHEKSQQRAYEKQQADIDKQDEFVRRFKAGQRARQAKGREKRLNALLSSDRMIDAVTKSAHIHVSIQTDQRAGDRVLAVKELSKGFENNKKLWDNLKFEVKRGERIGIIGPNGAGKSTLLKVLLAEMDADGGEIKWGSNLNVGYYDQTLGNFDPELTIFEEVQEESGAKDNEVRSVLGTLLFTGDDHFKQIKLLSGGERARVRLAELLLEKPNVLVLDEPTNHLDIASCGALEKTLKEFNGTIICVSHDRYFLDHAVDRLFVINPPDMEDFDGNYTKWAAAERAKAQAAKEAKAVKDKAQAKSQPKAAPKPVTPPPQQKPATKKADNPYMRPFGKLSMKDLEKQIADTEIALGQHQQQLADVATFKDAAKGKRVQNEYAELEKKLKALEEEYYARET, encoded by the coding sequence ATGGCCCTGGCAGCATTATCCAATATCGAGAAAACCTTCGGCGAGCGCGTGATCTTCAAGGACCTGAACCTCATCGTCGACCGCGGTGAACGTCTGGGCCTGATCGGCGACAACGGGGCAGGCAAGTCGACCATCTTCAAGATGCTCACCGGGCAGTTGAAGCCCGACGTCGGCAGCGTCGCGATCAACAAGGGCACGAAGGTCGGCCACCTCACGCAGGACCCCCACTTCGACCACGAGAACACCGTGATGGACGAGGCCGAACTGGCCTTTGCCGAACTCCATCGCCTGGCGCACCTGCTGCGCGATCTCGAGCACAAGATGGCCGAGGTGGAAGGGGACGAACTCGACGCCGTGCTGGAGAAGTACACGCAGGTGCAAGGCGACTTCGACCTGGCCGGTGGGTACGCGTGGCAGCACAAGCTCGAGGCCACGCTGCAGGGCGTCGGCCTGCAGAAGGACACCTGGGAACAAAGCGTCGCCACGCTCAGCGGCGGTCAGAAGTCGCGGCTGGCGCTGGCGAAGATCCTGATCGCCGAGCCCGATCTGCTGCTGCTGGACGAACCGACGAACCACCTGGACCTGGCCGCCATCGAGTGGCTGGAAAACTACCTGCTGCAGTACGACGGCGCCGCGATCATCATCAGCCACGATCGCTACCTGCTCGACCGCCTTGCCACCCGTATCGCGTGGCTCACGCGCTCGCAGATCAACAGCTACCCCGGCAGCTACAGCGCCTTCGAAGTCCAGCGGGAGCTGCACGAGAAGTCGCAGCAGCGCGCCTACGAGAAGCAGCAGGCCGACATCGACAAGCAGGACGAGTTCGTCCGCCGATTCAAGGCTGGCCAGCGTGCCCGGCAGGCGAAGGGTCGCGAGAAGCGGTTGAACGCCCTGCTGTCGTCCGACCGCATGATCGACGCCGTCACGAAGTCGGCCCACATCCACGTCAGCATCCAGACCGACCAGCGGGCCGGCGACCGCGTGCTGGCGGTGAAGGAACTATCCAAGGGGTTCGAGAACAACAAGAAGCTCTGGGACAACCTGAAGTTCGAGGTCAAGCGCGGCGAGCGGATCGGCATCATTGGCCCCAACGGCGCCGGCAAGTCCACGCTGCTGAAGGTCCTGCTGGCCGAGATGGACGCTGACGGTGGTGAGATCAAGTGGGGCTCGAACCTGAACGTCGGCTACTACGATCAGACGCTCGGCAACTTCGACCCCGAACTGACCATCTTCGAAGAGGTGCAGGAGGAGAGCGGCGCCAAGGACAACGAGGTGCGCAGCGTCCTGGGCACCCTGCTCTTCACCGGCGACGATCACTTCAAGCAGATCAAGCTGCTTAGCGGTGGCGAGCGTGCCCGCGTGCGACTTGCGGAACTGCTGCTGGAGAAGCCCAACGTCCTCGTACTGGACGAACCGACGAACCATCTCGACATCGCCTCGTGCGGCGCGCTGGAAAAGACGCTGAAGGAATTCAACGGCACGATCATCTGCGTCAGCCACGACCGGTACTTCCTGGATCACGCGGTCGATCGGTTGTTCGTGATCAACCCGCCGGACATGGAGGACTTCGACGGCAACTACACCAAGTGGGCCGCCGCCGAGCGCGCCAAGGCCCAGGCCGCCAAGGAAGCGAAGGCCGTGAAGGACAAGGCTCAGGCCAAGAGCCAACCCAAAGCCGCCCCGAAGCCCGTTACGCCCCCACCACAGCAGAAGCCGGCTACGAAGAAGGCCGACAACCCCTACATGCGGCCGTTCGGCAAGCTGTCGATGAAGGACTTGGAAAAGCAGATCGCCGACACGGAGATCGCGCTCGGCCAGCACCAGCAACAACTCGCCGACGTCGCCACCTTCAAGGACGCCGCTAAGGGGAAGCGCGTGCAGAACGAGTACGCGGAGTTGGAGAAGAAGCTGAAGGCGCTGGAAGAAGAGTACTACGCGCGGGAGACGTAG
- a CDS encoding lipoyl domain-containing protein → MTPHTANIARWYQPDGAFVVVDQPVCELETDNASADVPASATGILRHLAQVGDAVTLTRPFMRIDPVIGNS, encoded by the coding sequence GTGACGCCACACACGGCCAACATCGCACGCTGGTACCAGCCGGACGGTGCCTTCGTCGTCGTTGATCAACCAGTCTGCGAGCTCGAGACGGACAATGCCTCGGCCGATGTTCCGGCATCGGCCACCGGGATCCTCCGGCATTTGGCGCAGGTTGGGGATGCTGTCACCTTGACCAGACCGTTCATGCGCATCGATCCTGTCATCGGCAATAGTTAA
- the lpxD gene encoding UDP-3-O-(3-hydroxymyristoyl)glucosamine N-acyltransferase, producing the protein MKELAERIGAELIGDPAVQVESVGSIDDGRPGQVAFLSNPRYAKHLETTTASAVIVKPQVVSDHVPLLRMNEPYYGYSLAATLLHGFRQHPHAGVHPRAVVETTATVGEGSILYAGVYVGPNARVGHDCVLHANVVVYDGCVIGNRVVVHANTTIGADGFGFATYKGVHHKIPQVGNVVIEDDVEIGANCAIDRAAMGSTTVGAGSKLDKHVAIGHGAKIGQHALLVAQTGIAGSTTIGNHVTIAGQAGIGGHLQIGDNVTVAARSMVINDVPDQTAVMGVPALPIAQARRVYVVWQNLPELLDRVRQLEQQVNELAHTEGRRDDVGFQP; encoded by the coding sequence TTGAAAGAACTTGCTGAACGCATCGGCGCCGAGCTCATCGGTGACCCGGCGGTTCAGGTGGAATCGGTTGGCTCGATCGACGATGGCCGGCCGGGGCAGGTCGCGTTCCTGTCCAACCCACGCTACGCGAAACACTTGGAAACGACCACGGCGTCGGCGGTGATCGTCAAGCCGCAGGTGGTCAGCGACCACGTGCCGCTTTTGCGGATGAACGAGCCGTATTACGGTTACTCGTTGGCGGCCACGCTGCTGCACGGGTTCCGGCAGCATCCGCACGCGGGGGTGCATCCAAGAGCGGTCGTCGAAACGACTGCGACGGTTGGCGAAGGGTCGATCCTGTACGCCGGCGTTTACGTCGGGCCGAACGCGCGTGTGGGCCACGATTGCGTGCTGCATGCGAATGTGGTCGTGTACGACGGCTGCGTGATCGGCAACCGCGTGGTCGTGCATGCCAACACCACGATCGGGGCCGACGGGTTTGGCTTCGCGACGTACAAGGGCGTGCATCATAAAATCCCACAGGTGGGGAACGTGGTGATCGAGGACGACGTAGAAATAGGAGCCAACTGCGCGATCGACCGCGCCGCCATGGGCAGCACGACCGTTGGTGCCGGAAGCAAGCTCGACAAGCACGTGGCAATCGGTCATGGCGCGAAGATCGGCCAGCACGCGCTGCTGGTCGCGCAGACCGGCATCGCCGGCAGCACGACCATCGGCAACCACGTGACGATCGCCGGTCAGGCCGGCATCGGTGGGCACCTGCAAATCGGTGACAACGTGACGGTGGCGGCGCGGTCGATGGTCATCAACGACGTGCCCGACCAGACCGCGGTCATGGGCGTGCCGGCATTGCCTATCGCACAGGCCCGGCGGGTGTACGTCGTCTGGCAAAACCTGCCGGAACTGCTCGACCGCGTGCGGCAGCTGGAACAACAGGTCAACGAACTGGCACACACTGAAGGCCGCCGCGACGACGTGGGGTTTCAGCCGTGA
- a CDS encoding Wadjet anti-phage system protein JetD domain-containing protein — protein sequence MKSPAELKASLRRQWSASAVREACLLGGADAWPIVTQIGRPKPKEVASDFDAVKRHVEEWRRVKIGEVIWGSTSYRATSGPVEIPLNWNIRQPSEWIAACDDRSVREEFESMSTFCEHAEACFHRLLIGRPSLWREKPVDEVLQAARLAAALQPLCADNKPLRALSLEGIDTKFFERNSRLITALLDERFDGEVSRIGLESFLGAISDQDHWLLVIDLDGSLLPFHKQRVRSSELKDSPLPGRRLLVVENESCQHHLVNVPETIAVLGAGFDLEWLKGHWLQSKQVGYWGDIDTWGLQFLATARQSVPHVVALMMTSEIYEQNSEGSVPEPVVAGRVAPTGLTDIEQSLYERILNERRGRLEQEFLPTTVVRDAVQRWWNY from the coding sequence ATGAAATCACCCGCTGAACTCAAAGCAAGTCTGCGTCGCCAATGGAGCGCCTCCGCGGTGCGAGAAGCTTGCCTGCTTGGCGGCGCCGACGCGTGGCCGATCGTCACACAGATTGGTCGACCTAAGCCGAAGGAAGTCGCGAGCGACTTCGATGCGGTTAAACGTCATGTTGAAGAATGGCGTCGTGTGAAGATCGGCGAAGTGATCTGGGGATCGACCAGCTACCGAGCCACATCAGGCCCCGTCGAAATTCCGCTTAACTGGAATATTCGGCAGCCTTCGGAATGGATCGCGGCTTGTGACGACCGCTCCGTTCGGGAAGAGTTCGAATCGATGTCCACATTTTGTGAGCACGCGGAAGCGTGCTTTCATCGTCTCCTAATTGGCAGGCCGTCATTGTGGCGCGAGAAGCCGGTGGATGAAGTGCTGCAAGCCGCTCGCCTTGCAGCGGCATTGCAGCCGCTGTGCGCAGACAACAAGCCGCTGCGCGCCTTGTCATTAGAGGGGATCGACACAAAGTTTTTCGAGCGCAATTCGCGTCTGATCACTGCCCTGCTTGATGAGCGATTCGATGGCGAAGTTAGCCGTATCGGACTCGAGTCATTTCTTGGCGCGATCTCGGATCAGGATCATTGGCTTCTGGTGATCGATCTCGATGGCTCACTACTTCCGTTTCACAAGCAACGTGTTCGCAGTTCCGAATTGAAAGACTCGCCTCTCCCCGGCCGACGGCTTTTGGTTGTCGAGAACGAAAGCTGTCAACACCACTTGGTAAACGTCCCCGAGACCATTGCCGTCCTCGGCGCGGGATTCGACTTGGAATGGCTCAAAGGGCACTGGTTGCAATCCAAGCAAGTAGGCTACTGGGGCGACATCGACACATGGGGACTCCAGTTCCTGGCAACGGCTCGGCAGAGCGTGCCGCACGTTGTTGCACTCATGATGACCTCTGAGATCTACGAGCAAAATTCGGAAGGATCGGTTCCCGAACCAGTTGTTGCCGGAAGGGTTGCTCCGACGGGACTTACCGATATCGAACAATCACTCTACGAGCGGATCCTTAACGAACGTCGGGGCCGATTGGAGCAGGAGTTTTTACCCACTACCGTCGTACGCGATGCCGTTCAACGCTGGTGGAATTACTAG
- a CDS encoding ATP-binding protein, with protein sequence MSNQQGLFGADTANSDGNERQPSFRLYQLEVFNWGPFRGLHRAEFDNGGTAIIGPTGSGKTTLVDALMTLLVVSPRYNLASTGGHESDRTLISYVRGVLGGDGSDGREEVARPGKTITGICATYRSGPDVLRLAALLWTDGSGNTAEDLKKRWIFSQADDQTLDKWLTLLHDDGLRDLMRAGRETPKLRIFDNKKAYLAHARKFFDVGENAFTLLNRAAGLKQLNSIDEIFRDLVLDDRNAFERAIEVAGEFDNLAGIHTELETARRQRDSLLPIAEEHRKLGKSRVKLSTLESLKRIIPVFYAIAGERLWNQLLKEIVADTEDAQSRLDVARGNEKDCQSRVETFRERYLELGGNVIAELQRTIKAQEERVNERKKHANDYQRMTVSLGLDQDLSEAALTRNQAVLDLKRQKSVQQRDSKHTETLTVMSQKLVAETKVGEIEASLRKVQERPGSNIPPQYQDFRSELSRQLGTQETALPFLAELIEVRPEENVWRGAIERAIGSERLRVLVPEDRLQAALHWVNSRDNRLHVRLQRSNIQDQPREVFRDSFIHKLNFKQHQLLPTAKLLLANRDLHCVESADMLQNVEHGLTVEGAISGSRGKFEKQDQRRLNEGWATGFNNKDQLEALAHELGFLRKRAAQFECESKTRRRELDNLNAQLAMIDHLLAIDFRTIDLPGAEAELARSNERLTSLLHPESDASQAKASYDLEQKTLEGIQGDIRKCDSNLAVLNHKYTEANAERDGCVKRRASGLTLEESALAEKELTIRSTIDAKALNDAERDAARTVENDLNEQQRRVAEHEKRLVRLMGEAKHVDTGALADSGSDLVDVNDYLGRLRVLNEEALPEKLSRFIEYLNRSSDQGVTQLLAGITEEVDAIEQRIGELNQTLARVDFRLGRYLQLQPQRIKHERLRSLENVLRELRSAALKDDEGSSHYKALREVVAILRDAGQNSRQQGSRALLDPRYRLQFFVVEVDRHTGDRSPPRTGSQSGSGGEKELMASHILTASLSYALCPAESNCPLYATVILDEAFSKSSPSAAGRIIEALRIFQLHPVFVTPNKEIGLLKQHTRRVICVQRPKKEATLVSISWEMLEAMVNA encoded by the coding sequence ATGAGCAATCAACAGGGGCTATTTGGTGCAGATACCGCAAATTCCGACGGCAATGAAAGGCAACCGTCGTTTCGATTGTACCAGCTGGAAGTCTTCAACTGGGGACCGTTCAGGGGTTTGCACCGAGCCGAGTTTGACAATGGTGGCACCGCAATCATCGGTCCCACGGGCAGCGGGAAGACTACGTTGGTTGACGCGTTGATGACACTCCTTGTTGTATCACCCCGATACAACCTCGCATCGACCGGTGGACATGAAAGTGACCGCACCCTGATCTCGTACGTCCGCGGCGTGTTGGGCGGCGACGGGTCCGACGGGCGCGAGGAAGTCGCCCGCCCGGGCAAGACGATCACCGGTATATGCGCAACGTATCGATCTGGGCCGGACGTTCTCCGGCTGGCTGCCCTGTTATGGACGGACGGTTCAGGCAATACCGCAGAAGATCTCAAGAAGCGGTGGATCTTTTCACAGGCAGACGACCAGACGCTCGATAAGTGGCTGACATTGCTGCATGACGACGGTCTTCGAGATCTGATGCGCGCGGGGCGTGAAACGCCAAAGCTCCGGATTTTCGACAACAAGAAAGCGTACCTTGCACACGCCCGCAAATTCTTCGATGTCGGAGAAAACGCCTTCACGCTGCTTAATCGCGCCGCTGGACTGAAGCAGCTGAATAGCATTGACGAAATCTTTCGAGATTTGGTGCTGGATGATCGAAACGCGTTTGAGCGCGCGATCGAAGTGGCGGGTGAATTCGACAACCTGGCTGGTATCCACACCGAACTCGAGACAGCCCGACGCCAACGGGATTCATTGCTCCCGATCGCGGAGGAACATCGAAAGTTGGGAAAGTCGCGTGTCAAACTATCCACTCTCGAATCATTGAAGCGGATCATCCCGGTCTTTTATGCGATTGCAGGCGAGCGACTTTGGAATCAACTTCTGAAAGAAATCGTCGCGGACACGGAAGATGCCCAATCGCGGCTCGATGTCGCACGAGGAAACGAGAAAGACTGTCAGAGTCGCGTCGAGACTTTTCGAGAGCGGTACCTCGAGCTTGGCGGCAATGTGATCGCTGAATTGCAGAGGACGATTAAAGCCCAGGAGGAACGCGTCAACGAGCGCAAGAAACATGCGAACGATTACCAGCGAATGACAGTAAGCCTCGGGCTCGATCAGGACCTAAGCGAAGCGGCGTTGACGCGGAATCAGGCAGTGCTGGACCTCAAACGCCAGAAGTCGGTTCAGCAACGCGATTCGAAGCACACGGAAACGCTGACGGTAATGTCGCAAAAGCTCGTCGCTGAAACCAAAGTCGGCGAGATCGAAGCGTCTTTACGGAAGGTTCAAGAGCGGCCCGGATCGAATATTCCGCCGCAGTATCAGGATTTCCGCAGCGAACTTTCACGCCAGCTTGGAACGCAGGAGACCGCTCTTCCCTTCCTGGCCGAACTCATCGAAGTGAGGCCTGAGGAGAATGTGTGGCGCGGCGCGATCGAGCGTGCCATCGGGTCAGAACGGCTACGAGTTCTCGTACCAGAAGACCGGCTTCAGGCCGCGCTGCACTGGGTTAATAGTCGAGACAATCGGCTACACGTAAGACTTCAACGCTCAAATATCCAAGATCAACCGCGGGAAGTTTTCCGCGACAGCTTCATTCACAAACTCAACTTTAAGCAGCACCAGCTCCTCCCGACGGCAAAGTTGCTACTGGCGAACCGCGATCTTCATTGCGTCGAATCGGCGGATATGCTTCAGAATGTTGAACATGGGTTAACCGTCGAAGGCGCGATATCGGGTAGCCGCGGCAAGTTTGAGAAGCAGGATCAGCGCCGCCTTAACGAAGGTTGGGCGACCGGATTTAACAATAAAGATCAACTTGAAGCCTTGGCACACGAGTTGGGTTTCTTGCGTAAGCGCGCCGCTCAATTTGAATGCGAGTCAAAGACGCGTCGTCGCGAACTGGACAACCTGAACGCCCAGCTCGCCATGATCGATCACCTTTTAGCGATTGATTTCAGGACGATCGATCTGCCCGGAGCTGAGGCTGAATTAGCTCGATCGAACGAACGACTTACGTCGCTTTTGCATCCGGAATCCGACGCCAGTCAGGCTAAAGCTAGCTATGACTTGGAGCAGAAAACGTTAGAGGGGATTCAGGGCGACATCAGAAAGTGCGACAGCAACCTCGCAGTTCTAAACCATAAGTACACCGAGGCAAACGCAGAGCGCGATGGATGTGTAAAGCGTCGAGCTAGCGGACTCACGCTGGAAGAGTCGGCGTTGGCGGAAAAGGAACTGACAATCCGGTCAACCATCGACGCGAAAGCACTCAACGATGCAGAACGCGATGCCGCCCGTACGGTGGAGAACGATCTGAATGAACAGCAACGAAGAGTCGCCGAGCATGAAAAGCGACTAGTCCGACTCATGGGCGAAGCGAAGCACGTCGATACTGGTGCGCTCGCTGATAGCGGGTCGGATCTGGTTGACGTTAACGACTATCTGGGTCGGCTTCGCGTCCTGAACGAAGAAGCCTTACCGGAGAAACTTAGTCGGTTCATTGAATACCTGAATCGGTCATCCGACCAAGGTGTCACGCAACTGCTGGCAGGAATTACCGAAGAAGTTGACGCAATCGAACAGCGCATCGGCGAGCTGAACCAGACGTTGGCTAGAGTCGACTTCCGGTTGGGCCGCTACCTTCAACTGCAGCCCCAGCGCATTAAGCATGAACGTCTGCGGTCACTCGAAAACGTCTTACGGGAACTCCGAAGCGCTGCTCTGAAGGACGATGAGGGCAGTAGTCACTATAAGGCGCTTCGCGAAGTCGTCGCCATTCTTCGTGATGCCGGACAGAACAGCCGCCAGCAAGGTTCCCGGGCGCTTCTGGACCCTAGATATCGTCTGCAATTCTTCGTCGTCGAAGTAGACCGACACACCGGAGATCGGTCACCGCCTCGCACCGGTTCGCAAAGTGGCAGCGGTGGCGAAAAGGAACTGATGGCCAGCCACATATTGACTGCGTCACTGAGCTACGCGCTCTGCCCCGCCGAGTCTAATTGCCCGCTTTATGCTACGGTTATTCTCGACGAAGCCTTCTCAAAAAGTTCGCCGTCGGCGGCTGGGCGGATTATTGAGGCCCTGAGAATCTTCCAACTGCATCCTGTCTTCGTCACGCCGAACAAGGAAATCGGTCTGTTAAAACAGCACACGCGACGAGTCATCTGTGTTCAAAGGCCCAAGAAGGAGGCCACCCTCGTCTCAATCTCTTGGGAGATGCTAGAAGCAATGGTAAATGCGTAA
- a CDS encoding glycosyltransferase family 2 protein → MKISIVTPTLSGLPLLRQTAESILSQAGDFDLQWIVVDGGSTDGTVEWLSSLNDLRMTFTSERDKGQSDAINKGLAAADGDVVAWLNCDDLYVPGALAAVAGAFANHPDAQWLVGRYEVISLDGTRMRQGVVNYKRRRLERYSLSQLLTENIIPQPAVFWRRAFGERVGPLDLSLYYTMDYDLWLRMATVSPPLVIDDLLANFRHHATSKSGQLNRAQFDEQHAVMKRYTPSPWRRAVHRFHVEKVVWAYRLMRLIGR, encoded by the coding sequence GTGAAGATCAGCATCGTCACGCCAACGTTGAGCGGCCTGCCACTGTTGCGCCAGACGGCCGAGTCGATCCTGTCGCAGGCGGGCGATTTCGATCTCCAGTGGATCGTTGTTGATGGCGGCAGCACCGACGGCACCGTCGAGTGGTTGTCATCACTAAACGACCTGCGCATGACGTTCACCAGCGAGCGGGATAAGGGCCAGTCCGATGCGATCAACAAAGGCTTGGCCGCCGCGGATGGTGACGTCGTGGCGTGGCTGAACTGCGATGATCTGTACGTTCCCGGCGCATTGGCCGCCGTCGCGGGCGCGTTCGCGAATCATCCTGACGCGCAATGGCTAGTCGGGCGGTACGAGGTGATCTCGCTCGACGGCACGCGGATGCGACAAGGCGTGGTGAACTACAAGCGACGGCGACTGGAGCGGTATTCGCTGTCGCAACTGCTGACGGAAAACATCATCCCCCAGCCCGCCGTCTTCTGGCGGCGCGCGTTCGGCGAGCGCGTGGGGCCGCTCGACTTGTCGCTGTACTACACGATGGATTACGACCTGTGGCTGCGCATGGCCACGGTGTCTCCGCCGCTGGTCATCGACGACCTGCTCGCGAATTTCCGCCACCACGCCACGAGCAAGAGCGGCCAATTGAACCGCGCCCAGTTCGACGAACAGCACGCCGTCATGAAACGCTACACCCCAAGCCCCTGGCGACGCGCGGTGCACCGCTTCCACGTCGAAAAGGTTGTCTGGGCCTACCGCCTGATGCGCCTGATCGGCCGCTAA